CGATAGCAGCATAAGGACCCTCTGCAACACCCCCGCCATTATAAACACCGCTATCAACAGCGTTATTCCATTTTGACGGGTTTTCTGGAAGGTAAACAAGTCCTTTTGCTAGTTTTGGATTTGTAATTGCTAGAGTTGAACCAGCGTGCATTGCTACAGATGAAACACCTTTTGTAATTCCAAACGATTGTTCAGGTGACACAATATTTTTAGCGGAAACATCACCGATTGCATTGTAACGGAAGCGAATACCGAAGTTGTCAGATAGCCAATCAGAGCTTTCTACTCCTTGCATAGCTTGTGAGTTTACTTCCTCAGTAGACATTCCTTTTGCAGGATTAGCCCAAGCGCCGCGTCTATATCCATTAAATACTTCAGAAGAGTCCCAGCGATTTTTATTACGATCTGCATTATAATGATCGGCAATGAAGAAGATACTACCGCCATTTTTCACGTATTGTAACATAGCATCTTGTTCAGATTTTTTGTAAGGAATATTTGCTTCTGGAACGATAAACACATTGTAGTCTTTTAAATCTTCGTATGTAATTGGTGTTGATTTACGTAGTTCTTTTACATGATAGCCGTTTTGAGCAATACCATTTCCGAAATCAGAAAAGCCACCATCAATAACCCAGTCAGCAGTTCCGGCAGTTTGACCGTGTGTATTATCGAATAATACTTTTTTCCCATTGTTTTGATTTACAACTTTTGCAGCAATTTCAGGAGCTGGGTCTACAGAGCTTTCTGCATAAGTAGACGGTATGAACGAAGTCCCTATACTTAGTGTAATTGCTGTTGCTAAAGAAAATGTAATCCATTTTTTATTCTTCATAGAAGAATCCCCCTAATAATAAATATATGTGCTTTAATAATGTAATTTATTTTTCTGTAAAAATAAAGACGGAAAACATAAAAAATATTAAAAATTTGTAAAAATAACGTGAATTTTGTTGAGAAATATTTATATAGATTTAAAAACATCCCTTCCAAGTAATAAGAAAGGGATGTTTTGTTTAACTAATTTTTGAATTAGGTGCTTTATCAATTTTATGAAAACCTTTCATGTAATACACGATAGTTAAACCAATAAGCCAAATTGGTCCAACAATTAATGCAATTCTTGTATCTTCTGAATACGCCATTATACCTAATACGAGTGCAAGGAAAACGAGTGAGAAATATGAACTTAATGGGTATAAAGGCATTTTATACGATAACTTTTGTTTGTTTTGCGTAGGCAAACTTTTACGGAACTTAATTTGAGCGACTAATATAATACCCCAAGTCCAAATTGCCCCGAAAGTTGAAATACTAGTGAGCCATGTAAATACTTTTGCGGGCACAAGATAGTTTAATATAACACCGACGAGTAAAACGATAGCTGTTGCTATAATTCCTTGACTTGGAATGCCATTTTTATTTAAACGACCGAATCTTTCAGGAGCTTTTTTCTGATGAGCTAATGTATACAGCATACGGCCTGTACTAAATAAACCACCATTACAAGAAGAAAGAGCTGCTGTTAATACGACAAAGTTAATAATTCCTGCTGCTTTTGCAATACCGATTTGCTGGAATGTTAATACGAATGGACTGCCTTTCTCACCAAGTTCGTTCCATGGATAAATTGCCATCATAACGAATAGAGCCCCAACGTAGAACAGTAATATTCTCCAAAATACATTATCGATTGCTTTTGCGAGTGTTTTTTTCGGATTTTGCGCTTCACCCGCTGTAACGCCGATTAGTTCAACGCCTAAATAAGCGAATAACACCATTTGCATGGAGAGTAGTAATCCAGAAAAACCATTTGGGAACCAGCCACCATGTGACCAAAGATTTGAAATACCGGTAGCGATACCGCCGTTTCCGAATCCGAATAAAATAATACCAGCTCCAACTACTATCATACAGATAATTGTGACGATTTTAATGAGAGCAAACCAAAATTCAAGTTCTCCAAATACTTTTACAGATAAGAAGTTGAAAGCACTCATTAATAATAGAGCGAGTAAAGCCCAAGTCCAGCGCGGGATATCTGGGAACCAGTATTGCATGTAAATGCCAGCTGCTGTAATTTCAGCCATACAAGTAACAACCCATAAGAACCAGTAGTTCCAACCGGTAATGTAGCCAGCTAGTGGTCCAAGGTAATCATAAGCATATTTACTAAAAGAACCAGCAACAGGTTGTTCAATTGCCATTTCTCCGAGTGCTCGCATAATGAAAAAAATAACGAGTCCAGCAATCATATAACCTAGTAGAATAGAAGGACCAGCTAGTTTAATAGCAGAAGCAGATCCTAAAAATAGTCCAACGCCAATAGCTGAACCGAGTGACATTAAAGTAATATGTCGTTCTTTTAAACCACGGTTTAAAGTTCCAGATTTGTTTGTGTGCTGCATAAGAAGAATCCCCCTTGTAGAGTGAACGATATTTGAATGCGTTTGCTAAATGTTTAACTATTTCAAATTATAAAACATTTCTATCTGTTGTGCTACAAAAATAATCAGTATGAACTGTACTATATCTGTGCTTGTCAGACTTAAACTTAAAATTCGAACTATTAGTGAATATATTGACTCTTCTTTTTATTGATTGTTAAGATTAAGTATTATATTTTCTCACATACTAGTAAGAAGAGAATGTGTGATAATAATTCAGATGTAGGAAGGGTACATAACCATGTTTCAATTACAAAAATATAACACTTCTGTGAAGCAAGAGCTTTTAGCTGGCATCACAACTTTTTTTACATTTGCGTATATTCTTGTCATCAATCCGAAAATATTATCTGATGCAGGTGTACCATTTGATCAAGCTTTTACGGCAACTATTATTGCGACTGTTGTAGGGACGCTATGTATGGCGTTTTTAGCTAACTATCCAATTGTTATTGCTCCAGCTATGGGAATGAATGCGTATTTTGCTTATTCTGTTGTTCAACAGGCAGAGGGGATTACATATGTCATTGCGTTTTCAGCAGTATTTGTAACAGGTATCATTTTTCTTTTATTATCTTTCACTTCGTTTAGACAAAAGCTAATCGTCGCAATTCCTGACAGTTTAAAACATGCGATTGCAGGTGGAATTGGGTTATTTATTGCTTTTATCGGATTACGTCTATCTGGAATTATCGTTGATCATCCATCTAACTTAGTTACGATTGGTGACTTCCATTCTCCAGCCGTTATTTTAACTTTAATTGGTTTAATTTTAGCGGCGGTATTAATGGCATTACGTGTGAGCGGTGCATTATTTATTAGTATGATTATGACAGGAATTATAGCCTTCTTTACCGGGCAACTGAAGTTTACGGATAAAATTGTTGCGATGCCTCATTTACCAGAGGGAATTATCGTTTCAAATCCAATCAACGCCTTTTCAGATGTAATTGAATACGGATTATACGGTGTTGTATTTTCATTTTTACTTGTACTGTTATTTGATACAACAGGTGCATTACTGGGTTTAATTAAACAAGCAGGTTTAATTACAGATAATACAGAGAAGCGTTTTGGTAAAGCGTTTATTGCGGATGCAATTGGTGGGACTACAGGCTCTATCTTTGGGACAAGCCCAACAGCAGCGACGATTGAATCGTCAGCTGGTATTGCTGCGGGTGGTAAAACAGGATTAACAGGTATTGTAGTAGTCGGTCTAACGATTATAACGGCATTCTTCAGCCCTGTCATTGCTTCTTTATCAAGCGTAGCCGCTATTACAGCTCCTTCATTAATTATTGTAGGTAGTTTAATGGCGCAAAGTCTTCGTGATATTAATTGGAATGAATTTGATGATGCGTTACCAGCATTTTTAATTTTCGTTGGTATTCCGTTAACGTCTAGTATTGCGAATGGAATTGCAATTGGATTTCTAGTGTATCCAGTCTTAAAAATTGTGAAAGGAAAAGGGATGGAGGTACATCCGTTACTCTACTTATTTACAATTTTATTTGGATGTCATTTATTCTTATAATATAGATATAGGAGAGGGAGCTTCTTATGAGAGGCTCCTTTTTTGTGTATAATAAAGTGAAACTATAATCAGTGGAGACAGTTAATTTCCCACGTAACTACTTTGTTCTAGCCGAATATTGAGGTAGGGATGTTCCTGCTTATAAATAGCGGGATAAAGTGAAGTTATAGTCAAATAAGTAAAATATAAATTACTTAATGGAATATATATGTTACAATATAGATAGAGGAGGAACATGAATGGCTGTAAGTAAAATAAAAGTCGCGCGTGTTCAGTTAGATTTAACACAGCAACAATTAGCAGAAAAAGTAGGCGTTACAAGGCAAACGATTAGTTTAATTGAGAAGGGGAAATACAACCCGTCTTTAGATTTATGTTTGAAAATTTGTTATGCAGTAGATAAAACTTTGAATGATTTATTTTGGGAGGAAAAGGAGTGAGAGGATGAGAATCGTGAAAGATGAACGCTTAATGATTGAGAGGCTAAAACATATTAGACTCGTTTTCATCTTACAAAATATTGTCATACTAGGTATTGTTTTTTATCGCTACGTTTTGCAAGGTGCAGGATATGAAAGTGTTTCGGATTTATTAAGGGTATTTATGTGTGGGATAGTAGTTATTAACTTTTTAAATCTGAAAAATTCAGTGGAAGTGTATGAGCATACGGGCGGAGTATCACGTAGTTATTTTATGAAGTTATTATTTATCCCGCATTAACGGGCAGTAAGACCCCCACCTCAAAATTCAGGGGAAGCAAAGAAGTTAGGTGGGGGATCAACTGCCCGTAAAAGCCCGATTGGTTCAACTAATAATCAGTGGGGGATGAACAAAACCCCCACTG
This Bacillus paramycoides DNA region includes the following protein-coding sequences:
- a CDS encoding NCS2 family permease → MFQLQKYNTSVKQELLAGITTFFTFAYILVINPKILSDAGVPFDQAFTATIIATVVGTLCMAFLANYPIVIAPAMGMNAYFAYSVVQQAEGITYVIAFSAVFVTGIIFLLLSFTSFRQKLIVAIPDSLKHAIAGGIGLFIAFIGLRLSGIIVDHPSNLVTIGDFHSPAVILTLIGLILAAVLMALRVSGALFISMIMTGIIAFFTGQLKFTDKIVAMPHLPEGIIVSNPINAFSDVIEYGLYGVVFSFLLVLLFDTTGALLGLIKQAGLITDNTEKRFGKAFIADAIGGTTGSIFGTSPTAATIESSAGIAAGGKTGLTGIVVVGLTIITAFFSPVIASLSSVAAITAPSLIIVGSLMAQSLRDINWNEFDDALPAFLIFVGIPLTSSIANGIAIGFLVYPVLKIVKGKGMEVHPLLYLFTILFGCHLFL
- a CDS encoding amino acid permease, which codes for MQHTNKSGTLNRGLKERHITLMSLGSAIGVGLFLGSASAIKLAGPSILLGYMIAGLVIFFIMRALGEMAIEQPVAGSFSKYAYDYLGPLAGYITGWNYWFLWVVTCMAEITAAGIYMQYWFPDIPRWTWALLALLLMSAFNFLSVKVFGELEFWFALIKIVTIICMIVVGAGIILFGFGNGGIATGISNLWSHGGWFPNGFSGLLLSMQMVLFAYLGVELIGVTAGEAQNPKKTLAKAIDNVFWRILLFYVGALFVMMAIYPWNELGEKGSPFVLTFQQIGIAKAAGIINFVVLTAALSSCNGGLFSTGRMLYTLAHQKKAPERFGRLNKNGIPSQGIIATAIVLLVGVILNYLVPAKVFTWLTSISTFGAIWTWGIILVAQIKFRKSLPTQNKQKLSYKMPLYPLSSYFSLVFLALVLGIMAYSEDTRIALIVGPIWLIGLTIVYYMKGFHKIDKAPNSKIS
- a CDS encoding DNA-binding protein; amino-acid sequence: MKNKKWITFSLATAITLSIGTSFIPSTYAESSVDPAPEIAAKVVNQNNGKKVLFDNTHGQTAGTADWVIDGGFSDFGNGIAQNGYHVKELRKSTPITYEDLKDYNVFIVPEANIPYKKSEQDAMLQYVKNGGSIFFIADHYNADRNKNRWDSSEVFNGYRRGAWANPAKGMSTEEVNSQAMQGVESSDWLSDNFGIRFRYNAIGDVSAKNIVSPEQSFGITKGVSSVAMHAGSTLAITNPKLAKGLVYLPENPSKWNNAVDSGVYNGGGVAEGPYAAIAKVGLGKAAFIGDSSPVEDASPKYVREDSGQTKKTYDGYKEENDAILLENIVNWLSNKETFTSLDQVNGLQLDLPTTLQTFEQPSLSTEPQPEPWSAPNAGYQWFNTNTFKPGSYGYNGAVTANDYVVTHPSTLPNNEVFKMKIQVNNLLPNTTYDNYSLGIFTTGGTQVAKVQNTNGTWPSTFGYSSAFSFTTNSLGSAEKIVNVQINPNTTGQATLRLRQNTTAKYSEAVTIDKK
- a CDS encoding helix-turn-helix transcriptional regulator; amino-acid sequence: MAVSKIKVARVQLDLTQQQLAEKVGVTRQTISLIEKGKYNPSLDLCLKICYAVDKTLNDLFWEEKE